From a region of the Acinetobacter larvae genome:
- a CDS encoding MATE family efflux transporter, giving the protein MLPILVTQFAQAGFGLIDTIMAGHLSATDLAAIAVAVGLWMPVMLLFSGIMIATTPLVAEARGARNPEQIGQITRQALWVALLLGIIAALILQIMPFFLPMFGVPAHLLPKASLFLHAIALGMPAVTMYGSLRGYSEALGHPRPVTVISLLALLVLIPLNFLFMYGLGPIPALGSAGCGFATSILQWLMFISLALYIKNAKIYQKAPVFNRFEKLQAQWVKRILILGLPIGLAIFFEVSIFSTAAIVLSPLGETVLAAHQVAMSVTSQLFMIPMSLAIALTIRVGLYYGEKNWQAMQKVQLVGLGLSTVFACMTMSLIWLFRPQIIQIYSSDPAVTQVTMYLLLYAMAYQLMDAWQVSAAGCLRGMQDTQAPMWITMLAYWVIAFPIGIYLARYTEAHAAGVWIGLIIGLSVACVLLISRLYLNNRRLSRMPCGNSI; this is encoded by the coding sequence ATGCTACCAATTCTGGTCACGCAATTTGCACAAGCAGGCTTTGGTCTGATAGATACCATTATGGCAGGGCATCTATCTGCAACAGATCTTGCCGCTATTGCTGTTGCGGTCGGGCTTTGGATGCCAGTCATGCTGTTATTTAGTGGCATTATGATTGCAACCACACCATTGGTCGCAGAAGCACGTGGCGCCCGCAACCCTGAACAGATTGGACAAATCACGCGCCAAGCACTTTGGGTTGCCTTGCTATTGGGCATTATCGCGGCATTGATTTTACAAATTATGCCGTTTTTCCTACCGATGTTTGGTGTACCAGCGCACTTACTCCCCAAAGCCAGTTTGTTTTTACATGCCATTGCATTGGGCATGCCTGCCGTGACCATGTATGGTTCTTTACGTGGTTATTCTGAAGCGCTTGGACACCCACGCCCTGTGACGGTGATCAGTCTACTGGCATTGCTGGTACTGATTCCGCTCAACTTTTTGTTTATGTATGGACTTGGACCTATTCCTGCACTGGGCAGTGCCGGCTGTGGTTTTGCCACCTCTATCCTGCAATGGTTGATGTTTATTAGCCTAGCACTGTATATCAAAAACGCGAAAATCTATCAGAAAGCCCCAGTATTTAACCGCTTTGAAAAACTACAAGCGCAGTGGGTTAAACGCATCTTAATCTTGGGACTGCCCATCGGACTGGCGATTTTCTTTGAGGTCAGTATTTTTAGTACTGCGGCAATTGTGCTCAGCCCCTTGGGTGAAACCGTTCTCGCCGCACATCAGGTGGCCATGTCCGTGACCTCACAATTGTTTATGATCCCAATGTCTTTGGCCATCGCTTTAACAATTCGCGTGGGGTTGTATTATGGTGAAAAAAACTGGCAAGCCATGCAAAAAGTACAGCTGGTTGGCTTAGGCTTGAGCACCGTATTTGCCTGTATGACCATGTCTCTCATCTGGCTCTTTAGACCACAAATTATTCAGATTTATAGCAGTGACCCTGCTGTAACCCAAGTCACCATGTATTTACTGCTCTATGCCATGGCTTATCAGTTGATGGACGCTTGGCAAGTCAGTGCCGCTGGTTGCTTAAGGGGGATGCAAGATACACAAGCACCAATGTGGATTACCATGCTGGCATATTGGGTTATCGCCTTCCCCATCGGCATCTACTTAGCACGCTATACCGAAGCGCATGCGGCTGGGGTTTGGATTGGTCTTATTATCGGTTTGAGTGTCGCCTGTGTGCTACTGATCAGTCGTCTTTATCTCAATAACCGCCGTTTATCGCGGATGCCATGTGGCAACAGCATATAA
- a CDS encoding GNAT family N-acetyltransferase — MSELAISTDVQHRQAFHQLEQMFWQAISRESLHPSAQVHCYCSESSALGFNFIFVHAGAKPADLQHVMQFCAQQQIEYILVCERDAALLSDIQQDTQFSADGSTTAMGLDLKTWQALPSQSTHTIDITLQDRSALADWAEPLNSAFADGDEQLTQQLLRAHQQALDAQQPLYHFVLRTAHQGSQQVVAALTLSIDQQIARLDDIGTRQDAQAKGYATALIQHALIFAQQHGVQHCYLEASAQGLSIYQKIGFRALFQNENFIRLNT; from the coding sequence ATGTCTGAACTTGCAATTTCAACTGATGTACAACATCGCCAAGCTTTTCATCAACTTGAACAAATGTTCTGGCAAGCGATCAGTCGAGAAAGCCTACATCCTTCCGCACAGGTACACTGCTATTGCAGTGAAAGCTCAGCATTGGGTTTTAACTTTATTTTTGTACATGCTGGCGCCAAACCTGCCGATTTACAGCATGTCATGCAATTCTGCGCACAACAGCAGATTGAATATATTTTGGTCTGCGAACGCGATGCCGCACTATTGAGTGATATACAACAAGATACGCAGTTTAGTGCCGATGGCAGCACGACTGCGATGGGCTTGGATTTAAAGACATGGCAAGCATTACCCAGTCAATCAACACACACGATAGATATTACTTTGCAGGACCGCTCTGCACTGGCAGATTGGGCTGAACCGCTCAACAGTGCTTTTGCCGATGGTGATGAACAACTGACCCAACAATTGCTTCGTGCACATCAACAAGCACTGGATGCCCAGCAACCACTGTACCATTTTGTCTTGCGCACAGCACATCAAGGAAGCCAGCAAGTGGTTGCCGCCCTGACGCTCAGCATAGATCAGCAAATTGCACGTTTAGATGATATTGGCACACGACAAGATGCGCAGGCTAAAGGTTATGCCACAGCACTGATTCAACACGCTTTAATATTTGCCCAGCAACACGGTGTACAGCATTGCTATCTTGAAGCCTCAGCCCAAGGCCTATCGATCTATCAAAAAATAGGTTTTCGTGCACTCTTTCAGAATGAAAATTTTATTCGACTTAACACTTAG
- a CDS encoding acyl-CoA dehydrogenase C-terminal domain-containing protein: MPTYKAPLRDIRFLINELFDYPAHYKSLYNGKDVDTDTIEMILEGAADFCENVLSPLYQSGDLEGCHFADGEVTTPKGYKEAYQQFVEGGWQGLSYPEIYGGQNLPMSLNIVKSEMMGTANWPFTMYPGLSMGCMNTIIQFGTEQQKNLYMPHLVAGTWSGTMCLTEPQCGTDLGQVKSKAEPNADGSYRITGTKIFISAGEQDLTENIIHIVLARLPDAPAGTRGISLFIVPKFIPTADGQIGERNSVSCGSIEHKMGIRASATAVLNFDAATGYLIGAPNKGLHAMFTFMNTARIGTAVQGIAHAELSYQGALPYAKERGSMRALSGKKDPEKVADAIIHHADVRRMLLTQKAIAEGGRAMIYYAAQIADKMTDALAQGDQAKFDEYDDKLGFYTPILKGFLTEMGLEAANLGVQVFGGHGYIAEHGMEQIVRDARIATLYEGTTGVQALDLIGRKVLLSSKGKVVREYTADILKFCGRHARNKYMRRFAWDLTKICAQWNALTVRIMLAARKDRDIVSSASVDFLMFSGYAMMAYFWAQQAAVASEHLEAGTGHETPEFYKAKIKVADFYFERLLPRAQGHAEAMVNPSRTLTSLPAEHFSFDY, from the coding sequence ATGCCTACATATAAAGCCCCACTACGAGACATTCGTTTTTTAATCAATGAGCTGTTCGACTATCCAGCGCATTATAAAAGCCTATACAACGGTAAGGATGTCGACACAGATACCATCGAAATGATTTTAGAAGGTGCAGCAGATTTTTGTGAAAATGTGTTATCACCGCTCTATCAAAGTGGCGATCTTGAAGGTTGTCATTTTGCCGATGGAGAAGTCACAACGCCTAAAGGATATAAAGAAGCTTATCAGCAATTTGTTGAAGGTGGCTGGCAAGGGCTTTCTTATCCTGAAATCTATGGCGGTCAGAACCTGCCGATGTCACTCAATATTGTTAAATCTGAAATGATGGGAACTGCCAACTGGCCGTTCACCATGTATCCTGGCTTAAGCATGGGCTGCATGAATACCATTATACAATTTGGTACAGAGCAACAAAAAAACCTTTATATGCCACATCTGGTGGCTGGAACTTGGTCGGGCACCATGTGCCTGACTGAGCCACAATGCGGTACAGATTTAGGCCAAGTCAAAAGCAAAGCAGAACCCAATGCTGACGGAAGCTACCGAATCACCGGGACTAAAATCTTTATTTCTGCTGGCGAACAAGATCTCACGGAAAATATTATCCATATCGTTTTGGCTCGTCTACCAGATGCGCCTGCCGGTACCCGCGGGATCTCGTTATTTATCGTGCCGAAGTTTATTCCAACGGCCGATGGTCAAATTGGTGAGCGCAATAGCGTGAGCTGCGGCTCAATTGAACACAAAATGGGTATTCGTGCCTCGGCAACAGCGGTCCTCAACTTTGATGCAGCAACAGGTTATTTAATCGGTGCACCCAACAAAGGCTTACATGCCATGTTCACCTTTATGAATACCGCACGAATTGGTACTGCAGTACAAGGGATTGCCCATGCTGAGCTGTCTTACCAAGGTGCTTTACCTTATGCCAAAGAACGTGGTTCAATGCGCGCGCTTTCGGGTAAGAAAGACCCCGAAAAAGTAGCAGATGCCATTATTCACCATGCCGATGTTCGCCGCATGCTGCTGACTCAAAAAGCCATTGCTGAAGGTGGTCGTGCCATGATTTATTATGCTGCACAAATTGCCGATAAGATGACAGATGCTTTGGCACAAGGTGATCAAGCCAAGTTTGATGAATATGATGACAAGCTTGGTTTTTATACCCCTATTTTAAAAGGCTTCCTCACTGAAATGGGGCTTGAAGCAGCCAACCTCGGTGTGCAAGTCTTTGGAGGTCATGGTTATATTGCCGAGCATGGCATGGAGCAAATTGTCCGTGATGCGCGTATTGCCACCCTTTATGAAGGGACTACTGGCGTACAGGCACTGGATCTCATTGGTCGTAAAGTCTTATTATCGTCTAAAGGTAAGGTGGTACGTGAATATACCGCAGATATTTTAAAATTCTGTGGTCGCCATGCACGCAATAAATATATGCGCCGTTTTGCTTGGGATCTCACCAAAATCTGTGCCCAATGGAATGCCTTAACCGTACGTATCATGCTAGCAGCACGCAAAGACCGAGACATCGTTTCTAGTGCCTCTGTTGACTTCTTGATGTTCTCTGGCTATGCCATGATGGCTTATTTCTGGGCACAACAAGCTGCTGTCGCATCTGAGCACTTGGAAGCAGGCACTGGTCATGAAACACCGGAGTTTTATAAGGCCAAAATCAAAGTGGCCGATTTCTACTTTGAACGCCTATTACCGCGTGCGCAGGGTCATGCTGAAGCCATGGTTAACCCATCTCGTACCTTAACCTCTTTGCCTGCTGAGCACTTTAGCTTCGACTACTAA
- a CDS encoding ABC1 kinase family protein: MAKNSSTPSRRFMKLASMTASIATKTVSNSIRNFTADEEQKNQARSKLFQDIGLQIADTLGEMKGAVMKVGQIASQYKDIFPPEVARAIAKLQRQAPAMPFEQIQKQVESELGKSITVLFKSFEQQPFAAASIGQVHRAVLPDGQQVVVKVQYPGIDQACESDLKQVRLALRLMGVLKIDKKLQDRLFQEIQDSLHEELNYDIEAQNLTVFRTFHQSLDAKIIIPQVYPDYSSRRVLTLSDEPGESIETASQWDLALRNEMGQRLIQALGQEIFYLKRFHCDPHPGNLAFRPDGSVILYDFGSVKTLSNRVIEHFKALIYAGRKGDVHTIEQHLMSLDALVAPDKFPEELYLQWLEIFLRPLTTHYDFAENSSHHDGMRLVKKSLKYWDVFKPSPDTLMVNRTISGHYWNLIHLKVHDDLSDLFHQLLPPQA; encoded by the coding sequence ATGGCTAAAAATTCCAGCACCCCAAGTCGACGCTTTATGAAGCTTGCGAGTATGACTGCGAGTATCGCCACCAAAACGGTGTCCAACTCTATTCGCAACTTTACCGCGGATGAAGAGCAAAAAAATCAAGCCCGCAGTAAATTATTCCAAGACATCGGTTTGCAAATTGCCGATACACTCGGCGAAATGAAAGGTGCAGTGATGAAAGTGGGGCAAATTGCTTCACAATACAAAGATATATTCCCGCCAGAAGTCGCACGTGCCATTGCCAAGCTACAACGCCAAGCCCCAGCAATGCCATTTGAGCAGATTCAGAAACAAGTTGAAAGTGAGCTCGGAAAAAGCATCACGGTACTGTTTAAAAGCTTTGAACAACAGCCTTTTGCTGCGGCATCTATCGGACAAGTGCACCGTGCCGTATTGCCAGATGGGCAACAAGTCGTGGTCAAAGTGCAGTATCCGGGCATTGACCAAGCCTGTGAAAGCGACTTAAAACAAGTCCGCTTGGCGTTACGCTTGATGGGCGTATTAAAAATCGATAAAAAACTACAAGATCGCTTATTTCAAGAAATCCAAGATAGTCTACACGAAGAGCTTAACTATGATATCGAGGCGCAAAACCTCACGGTCTTTAGAACTTTCCATCAAAGCTTAGATGCTAAAATTATTATCCCACAAGTCTATCCAGACTATTCTAGTCGCCGTGTACTGACCTTGAGCGATGAACCGGGCGAAAGCATTGAAACCGCCAGTCAATGGGACTTAGCCCTACGTAATGAAATGGGGCAACGTCTGATTCAAGCCTTGGGACAAGAAATTTTTTATTTAAAGCGCTTTCATTGCGACCCCCACCCCGGCAACTTGGCATTTCGCCCAGATGGCAGCGTCATTCTCTACGACTTTGGCAGCGTCAAAACCTTATCAAACCGCGTCATTGAGCACTTTAAAGCCTTGATTTATGCAGGTCGTAAAGGCGATGTCCACACCATCGAACAACATCTAATGTCTTTAGATGCGTTGGTAGCGCCCGATAAATTTCCAGAAGAACTCTATTTACAATGGTTAGAAATTTTCTTGCGTCCTCTCACCACCCATTATGATTTTGCTGAAAATTCCTCACATCATGATGGTATGCGTCTGGTGAAAAAATCGCTGAAATACTGGGATGTGTTTAAGCCATCACCCGATACCTTGATGGTTAACCGTACCATTTCTGGGCATTATTGGAATTTGATTCATCTTAAAGTGCATGATGATTTGTCAGATTTATTTCATCAGCTCTTGCCACCGCAAGCATAA
- a CDS encoding HopJ type III effector protein — MPQQLLDQLAQGQANFSDVLAYIDAHYQHQATAFDNGAQHNAASENQGSAKVLYFAQLQQLSAAQTLTLFAQHYAAVLAHPTAQDHQNIRQFMQHGWDGVKFSGVVLTAKD, encoded by the coding sequence ATGCCACAACAACTCTTAGACCAGCTTGCTCAAGGGCAAGCCAACTTCTCCGACGTATTGGCGTATATCGATGCACATTATCAGCATCAAGCGACTGCGTTTGACAATGGCGCACAGCACAATGCTGCCAGTGAAAACCAAGGCAGCGCCAAAGTTTTATATTTTGCCCAGCTACAACAACTGAGCGCCGCACAAACACTGACATTATTTGCGCAACATTATGCTGCGGTATTGGCACATCCTACGGCACAAGACCATCAAAACATTCGCCAGTTTATGCAACATGGTTGGGATGGGGTGAAATTTTCCGGCGTGGTCCTGACCGCCAAAGACTAA
- the hemW gene encoding radical SAM family heme chaperone HemW, whose protein sequence is MPWCVRKCPYCDFNSHAVPDGQLSLQLEQQYLEALLADFKTQLAWVQSRPIHSVFIGGGTPSLISAQGYAWLFAALQQLSPFSPDCEITLEANPGTLEHEPFAGYLQAGINRLSIGVQSFDTEHLQRLGRIHSQDDAKHAIQLAREAGFRRVNVDLMHGLAQQTTEQALLDLKLAVEHGATHISWYQLTIEPNTVFFRTQPTLPPDEVLEQIQLEGEAYLIAQGFEQYEVSAWRKERPSAHNLNYWQFGDYLAIGAGAHGKVTLADGVYRFQKTRQPKDYLAKVPAEHVQFRRIAAEELPFEFMMNALRLNAGVAAEFYPSRTGLPLSSLSTQLAKLRQQQLFCTDPQRLACTPQGHSFLNTVLQAFL, encoded by the coding sequence ATGCCATGGTGTGTACGTAAGTGTCCTTATTGTGATTTCAATTCACATGCCGTCCCAGATGGTCAGTTGTCTTTACAGCTTGAACAACAATATTTAGAGGCGTTATTGGCGGATTTTAAAACCCAATTAGCATGGGTGCAGTCACGTCCTATTCATAGTGTATTCATTGGTGGTGGTACCCCCTCATTGATCTCAGCACAAGGCTATGCATGGCTTTTTGCAGCGCTACAACAACTTAGCCCATTTAGTCCTGACTGTGAAATTACCTTGGAAGCCAACCCTGGGACCTTGGAGCATGAGCCTTTTGCCGGCTATTTGCAGGCAGGAATTAATCGTTTATCGATAGGCGTGCAGAGCTTCGACACTGAGCATTTACAGCGTTTAGGACGTATACACAGTCAAGATGATGCCAAACACGCGATTCAGTTGGCACGAGAAGCGGGTTTTCGTCGCGTTAACGTTGACTTGATGCATGGTTTAGCGCAGCAAACGACTGAGCAAGCATTATTGGATTTAAAATTGGCGGTAGAGCATGGTGCAACGCATATTTCATGGTATCAACTGACCATTGAACCCAATACCGTTTTCTTTCGTACCCAGCCGACTTTGCCACCTGATGAAGTCTTGGAGCAGATTCAGCTGGAAGGTGAAGCATATTTGATTGCCCAAGGCTTTGAGCAATACGAAGTCTCGGCATGGCGTAAAGAACGACCTTCAGCACATAATCTTAATTATTGGCAATTTGGTGATTATTTGGCGATCGGTGCTGGAGCACATGGTAAAGTGACCTTAGCCGACGGGGTCTATCGTTTTCAAAAAACCCGTCAGCCCAAGGACTACCTCGCCAAAGTACCTGCTGAGCATGTACAGTTTCGTCGTATTGCTGCTGAGGAATTACCCTTTGAGTTTATGATGAATGCACTCAGGCTTAATGCGGGTGTTGCTGCCGAGTTTTATCCAAGCCGTACCGGCTTGCCGCTCAGTAGTTTGTCCACACAATTGGCAAAGCTTAGACAGCAACAATTATTCTGTACCGACCCACAACGCTTAGCCTGTACTCCACAAGGTCATAGCTTTTTAAATACCGTATTACAGGCTTTCTTGTGA